A portion of the Sandaracinobacteroides saxicola genome contains these proteins:
- the phbB gene encoding acetoacetyl-CoA reductase produces the protein MARVAIVTGGTRGIGEAICLALRDMGMAVAANYVGSEERAKAFSERTGIKAFRWNVADHQACLDGVAAVEAALGPVDVVVNNAGITRDGTLMKMSYEAWREVIDVNLGGCFNMAKATFVGMKSRGWGRIVNIGSINGQAGQYGQVNYAAAKSGIHGFTKALAQEGARFGITVNAIAPGYIDTDMVAAVPADVLEKIVAKIPTGRLGQAQEIARGVAFLCGEDAGFVTGSTLSINGGQHMY, from the coding sequence ATGGCACGGGTGGCAATTGTAACGGGCGGGACGCGCGGCATCGGCGAGGCGATCTGCCTGGCGCTGCGGGACATGGGGATGGCGGTGGCCGCCAACTATGTCGGCAGCGAGGAGCGGGCGAAGGCGTTCAGCGAGCGGACGGGGATCAAGGCGTTCCGCTGGAATGTTGCCGACCACCAGGCCTGCCTGGACGGCGTGGCGGCGGTGGAGGCGGCGCTGGGGCCGGTGGATGTGGTGGTGAACAATGCCGGCATCACGCGCGACGGCACGCTGATGAAGATGAGCTATGAGGCGTGGCGCGAGGTGATCGACGTGAACCTGGGCGGCTGTTTCAACATGGCGAAGGCGACCTTCGTGGGCATGAAGTCGCGCGGTTGGGGGCGGATCGTCAACATCGGCAGCATCAACGGCCAGGCCGGGCAATATGGCCAGGTGAACTATGCCGCGGCGAAATCGGGCATCCACGGCTTCACCAAGGCGCTGGCGCAGGAGGGGGCACGGTTCGGCATTACGGTGAATGCGATCGCGCCAGGCTATATCGACACCGACATGGTGGCGGCGGTGCCGGCGGACGTGCTGGAGAAGATCGTGGCGAAGATCCCGACGGGCCGGCTGGGGCAGGCACAGGAGATCGCGCGCGGCGTGGCCTTCCTGTGCGGCGAGGATGCCGGGTTCGTGACCGGCAGCACGCTGAGCATCAACGGCGGGCAGCACATGTATTAG
- a CDS encoding xanthine dehydrogenase family protein molybdopterin-binding subunit, with the protein MLQKTPPADAATPKKSWVPSRRAFLIGTGATLGVLVGFAVWPRNYPNTWPVGGDERLMNAFVKIGTDGVVTVAVPQAEMGQGSYSGLAQVIADELGADWRTVAVEPAPLHPAYAQTGLVTTATRDMAPPLRAIVNAAGSTLIRRLDMQLTGGSSSIKNYHDIYRTAGASARTMLCAAAAREWDIDAADCDTANGFVIYKANRMSFAEAAKKADPKDASESPVLRAEEQRPLVGKPVLRLDLPGKVDGSARFGGDVRLPGMVFAAIRHGPVGGSLRSCAPVPGVTMVKGANWVAAVGETNWAAKTALAKLAPDFAIAGRPAGPWIEAALTAALSASDGEAVGADDTLGDMAGKTPVSADYSVPFLAHACMEPMVATARVTDGRVELWAPVQSLTLCSWGVARALDIDSRDVTVHPTLLGGGFGRKAETDALEQAALIARAVGKPVQLQWDRTEDLGSDMYRPAAAARMKGAVADRRIAAWDARIAVPSVQKSFMARNMPMLASDTDKPNAQAIEGAEENVYGIPAFRAVHAPVDQPVPLGFWRSVGHSFSAFFVESFVDELAVAAGVDPFTFRMSHLKDKPRHAGVLKLAAEKGEFLGAAPAGFGRGIAIHESFGSIVAMVIEAGVKDKGVVVSRVTSVIDCGRAVNPDSVKAQLEGGAIYGLAAALYEAVTFEKGRATATNFDGYPLLPLAESPDFSTHILNQGGPLGGVGEPGTPPVAPALANALAAATGRRARALPLAPFYSA; encoded by the coding sequence ATGCTGCAAAAGACTCCGCCCGCCGATGCCGCCACGCCGAAGAAGAGCTGGGTGCCCAGCCGACGCGCCTTCCTGATCGGGACGGGGGCGACGCTGGGCGTGCTGGTGGGGTTTGCGGTGTGGCCACGCAACTATCCCAACACATGGCCGGTGGGGGGCGACGAGCGGTTGATGAACGCCTTCGTGAAGATCGGCACCGATGGCGTGGTGACGGTGGCGGTACCGCAGGCCGAAATGGGCCAGGGCAGCTATTCGGGCCTGGCGCAGGTGATCGCCGATGAACTGGGGGCGGACTGGCGGACGGTGGCGGTGGAGCCGGCGCCGCTGCACCCCGCCTATGCGCAAACGGGCCTGGTGACGACGGCGACGCGCGACATGGCGCCGCCGCTGCGCGCCATCGTCAATGCCGCGGGCAGCACGCTCATCCGCCGGCTGGACATGCAGCTGACCGGCGGCAGCAGTTCGATCAAAAATTATCACGACATCTATCGCACGGCGGGGGCGTCGGCGCGCACCATGCTGTGCGCGGCGGCGGCACGCGAATGGGACATCGACGCGGCGGATTGCGATACGGCGAACGGCTTCGTCATCTACAAGGCGAACCGGATGAGCTTTGCCGAGGCCGCGAAGAAGGCCGATCCCAAGGACGCCAGCGAGTCGCCCGTGCTGCGCGCGGAAGAGCAGCGTCCGCTGGTGGGGAAGCCGGTGCTGCGGCTCGACCTGCCGGGGAAGGTGGATGGCAGCGCGCGCTTTGGTGGCGATGTGCGGCTGCCGGGGATGGTCTTCGCGGCGATCCGGCATGGGCCGGTGGGCGGCAGCCTGCGGTCTTGCGCGCCGGTGCCGGGCGTGACGATGGTGAAGGGCGCCAACTGGGTGGCGGCGGTGGGCGAGACCAATTGGGCGGCGAAGACGGCGCTGGCGAAATTGGCGCCGGACTTCGCGATTGCCGGCAGGCCCGCCGGGCCCTGGATCGAGGCGGCGCTGACCGCGGCGCTCTCCGCCAGCGACGGCGAGGCGGTGGGCGCGGACGATACGCTGGGCGACATGGCCGGCAAGACGCCCGTGAGCGCGGATTACAGCGTGCCGTTCCTGGCGCATGCCTGCATGGAGCCGATGGTGGCGACCGCGCGTGTGACCGATGGCCGGGTGGAGCTGTGGGCGCCGGTGCAGTCGCTCACTTTGTGCAGCTGGGGCGTGGCGCGGGCGCTGGACATCGACAGCCGCGATGTGACGGTGCATCCCACGTTGCTGGGCGGCGGCTTCGGGCGCAAGGCGGAGACCGATGCGCTGGAACAGGCGGCGCTGATCGCGCGCGCGGTGGGAAAGCCCGTGCAGCTGCAATGGGACCGCACCGAGGATCTGGGCAGCGACATGTACCGGCCGGCGGCAGCGGCGCGGATGAAGGGCGCCGTGGCCGACCGGCGCATCGCCGCCTGGGATGCGCGGATCGCCGTGCCCAGCGTGCAGAAGAGCTTCATGGCGCGCAACATGCCCATGCTGGCAAGCGACACCGACAAGCCGAACGCGCAGGCGATCGAGGGGGCGGAGGAGAATGTCTATGGCATCCCCGCCTTCCGCGCGGTGCATGCGCCGGTCGATCAGCCGGTGCCGCTGGGCTTCTGGCGATCGGTGGGGCATAGTTTCAGCGCCTTCTTCGTGGAGAGTTTCGTCGACGAGCTGGCGGTGGCCGCCGGCGTCGATCCCTTCACCTTCCGCATGAGCCATTTGAAGGACAAGCCGCGCCATGCCGGCGTGCTGAAGCTGGCGGCGGAGAAGGGCGAGTTCCTGGGGGCGGCGCCGGCGGGCTTCGGCCGGGGGATCGCCATCCATGAGAGCTTCGGTTCGATCGTGGCGATGGTGATCGAGGCCGGGGTGAAGGACAAGGGCGTCGTGGTGAGCCGCGTGACCAGCGTGATCGACTGCGGCCGGGCGGTGAACCCCGACAGCGTGAAGGCGCAGCTGGAGGGGGGCGCCATCTATGGGCTGGCGGCGGCGCTGTACGAGGCGGTGACGTTCGAGAAGGGGCGGGCGACCGCGACCAACTTCGACGGCTATCCGTTGTTGCCGCTGGCGGAATCGCCGGACTTCAGCACGCATATCCTGAACCAGGGCGGGCCGCTGGGTGGTGTGGGCGAGCCGGGCACGCCGCCGGTGGCGCCGGCGCTGGCGAATGCGCTGGCCGCGGCGACCGGCAGACGCGCGCGGGCGCTGCCGCTCGCACCCTTTTACAGCGCGTGA
- a CDS encoding recombinase family protein, giving the protein MPQADISKEPTSTAEIVRVASYLRVSTGKQAESNLSIHDQRRQIERYCAARGWTMVEDFVEPGSSATDDRRPASQPMIDAALTAHDVHRVATDSGATLRSAEGGTRRTLAQSLLQRVEVADKRKARVLGSRKTLLKMLAISSGTNLARAGFGGSDETVDHYAFPLAL; this is encoded by the coding sequence GTGCCGCAAGCCGACATAAGCAAAGAGCCGACATCCACTGCGGAGATAGTCCGCGTCGCATCCTATCTCCGCGTATCGACCGGCAAGCAGGCTGAGAGCAACCTGTCGATCCACGACCAGCGCCGTCAGATCGAACGCTATTGCGCGGCACGTGGCTGGACGATGGTGGAAGACTTTGTCGAGCCCGGCAGCAGCGCGACCGATGATCGGCGGCCCGCCTCTCAGCCGATGATCGATGCGGCGCTGACGGCTCATGATGTGCATCGCGTGGCGACAGACAGTGGCGCCACGCTTCGTAGCGCTGAAGGTGGCACGCGCCGGACGCTGGCCCAATCGCTGCTTCAGCGCGTCGAGGTCGCCGACAAGCGTAAGGCGCGCGTGCTCGGTTCTCGCAAGACACTGCTGAAGATGCTGGCAATTTCCAGCGGGACGAATCTAGCGAGAGCGGGATTCGGCGGATCAGATGAGACGGTCGATCATTATGCTTTCCCGCTGGCACTATAA
- a CDS encoding FdhF/YdeP family oxidoreductase, which yields MSDTPIGGGLPKIAYAARTVAKIGVGQSAKALTARNTCKACGLGMGGQKGGMTNEAGEFPSVCNKSIQAQSTDIQPAIPLARLTAPLATLRALDGHDLDHLGRLDTPLYRAAGATAFVRLGWEEALTHAAHRMTEATPPRSFFYSSGRSSNEAGFLLQLLARAWGTNNINNCSYYCHQATSVGLGSTIGTGTATVELGDLDKCDFLLLLGANPASNHPRFIHKLAACRARGGQVVVVNPAKEPGLVKFALPKSARSLLKGGDAIASDWLQPRIGGDIALLKALAKALIEQGATDPAFIAAHTNGYDAFALDLAALDWPVLEAASGCIRADITRVAALHANARNAVFAWGMGLTHHLHGSANVEMVANLALLRGMVGRPGAGLLPLRGHSNVQGIGTIGVKPVLAADVMQALEKHVGVKLPSTPGMDTMAAMHAAHDGRIGAAVIMGGNLYEATPNHEFARQAMERIGFKLFLTTTINRGHIVDDGETLILPVTARDEEWQPTTQESMFNYVRLSDGGIERHGNVRPESHILADLASRLMPAGPIDFQAFKAHRKLRETIAATIPGMAALADIDVAKREFHVTNRLLHHPNFQTADGRATFALCPLPSPSGEGRLAQRAGVGPGPEVGQGAIPLTLATIRSEGQFNSIIYERTDSYRGHAPRNALLMHPTDIAAHGLTPGSTVTLASPHGRLPGLVIHPFDVHPGNVLAYYPEANALTATTTDPRSKTPAFKSVPVWIEQ from the coding sequence ATGTCGGACACCCCCATCGGCGGCGGCCTGCCGAAAATCGCCTATGCCGCGCGCACGGTCGCGAAGATCGGCGTCGGCCAATCGGCGAAGGCCCTGACCGCGCGCAACACCTGCAAGGCCTGCGGCCTGGGCATGGGCGGCCAGAAGGGCGGCATGACCAACGAGGCCGGCGAGTTTCCCAGCGTCTGCAACAAATCCATCCAAGCACAATCCACCGACATCCAGCCCGCCATCCCGCTCGCGCGCCTGACCGCGCCGCTCGCCACGCTGCGCGCGCTCGACGGCCACGACCTTGACCATCTCGGCCGGCTCGACACGCCACTCTATCGCGCCGCCGGCGCCACCGCCTTCGTGCGGCTGGGCTGGGAGGAAGCGCTGACCCACGCCGCCCACCGCATGACGGAGGCGACGCCGCCGCGCAGCTTCTTCTATTCCTCCGGGCGCTCGTCGAACGAGGCCGGCTTCCTGCTGCAACTGCTCGCCCGCGCCTGGGGCACCAACAACATCAACAATTGCAGCTATTACTGCCACCAGGCCACGTCCGTCGGCCTCGGCAGCACCATCGGCACCGGCACCGCCACCGTCGAACTGGGCGACCTCGACAAGTGCGATTTTCTCCTGCTGCTCGGCGCCAACCCCGCCAGCAACCACCCGCGTTTCATCCACAAGCTCGCCGCTTGCCGCGCGCGCGGCGGCCAGGTCGTGGTCGTCAACCCGGCGAAGGAACCCGGCCTGGTCAAGTTCGCGCTTCCCAAAAGCGCCCGCTCCCTGCTGAAAGGCGGCGACGCCATCGCCAGCGACTGGCTGCAACCGCGCATCGGCGGCGACATCGCGCTGCTGAAAGCGCTCGCCAAGGCGCTCATCGAACAGGGCGCCACCGACCCCGCCTTCATCGCCGCGCACACCAACGGCTATGACGCCTTCGCGCTCGACCTCGCCGCGCTCGACTGGCCGGTGCTGGAGGCCGCCTCCGGCTGCATCCGCGCCGACATCACCCGTGTCGCCGCGCTCCACGCCAACGCCCGCAACGCCGTCTTCGCCTGGGGCATGGGCCTCACCCACCACCTGCACGGCAGCGCCAATGTGGAGATGGTCGCCAACCTCGCCTTGCTGCGCGGCATGGTCGGCCGGCCCGGCGCCGGCCTCCTCCCCCTGCGCGGCCACAGCAATGTCCAGGGCATCGGCACCATCGGCGTGAAACCGGTGCTGGCCGCCGACGTGATGCAAGCCCTTGAAAAACATGTGGGCGTGAAACTGCCATCAACGCCAGGCATGGATACCATGGCTGCGATGCACGCCGCGCATGACGGCCGGATCGGCGCCGCCGTCATCATGGGCGGCAACCTGTATGAGGCCACGCCGAACCATGAATTCGCGCGCCAGGCGATGGAACGCATCGGCTTCAAGCTGTTCCTGACCACCACGATCAACCGCGGGCACATCGTGGACGACGGCGAAACCCTCATCCTCCCCGTCACCGCGCGGGACGAGGAGTGGCAGCCAACCACCCAGGAATCCATGTTCAACTATGTGCGGCTGAGCGACGGCGGCATCGAGCGCCACGGCAACGTCCGCCCCGAAAGCCACATCCTTGCGGATTTGGCGAGCCGCCTGATGCCCGCCGGCCCCATCGATTTCCAGGCCTTCAAGGCCCACCGCAAGCTGCGCGAGACAATCGCCGCCACCATCCCGGGCATGGCCGCGCTCGCCGACATCGACGTCGCGAAACGCGAGTTCCACGTCACCAACCGCCTGCTCCACCACCCAAATTTCCAAACCGCAGACGGCCGCGCAACCTTCGCGCTATGCCCACTCCCCTCCCCTTCAGGGGAGGGGCGACTCGCGCAGCGAGCGGGGGTGGGGCCGGGCCCGGAGGTGGGGCAGGGCGCAATCCCCCTCACCCTCGCCACCATCCGCTCCGAAGGCCAGTTCAACAGCATCATCTATGAACGCACCGACAGCTACCGCGGCCACGCCCCGCGCAACGCGCTCCTCATGCACCCCACCGACATCGCCGCCCACGGCCTGACGCCCGGCAGCACCGTCACGCTCGCCAGCCCCCACGGCCGCCTCCCCGGCCTGGTCATCCACCCCTTCGATGTCCACCCCGGCAACGTCCTCGCCTACTATCCCGAAGCCAACGCCCTCACCGCCACCACCACCGACCCCCGCAGCAAAACCCCCGCCTTCAAATCCGTCCCCGTCTGGATCGAACAATAA
- a CDS encoding type II toxin-antitoxin system Phd/YefM family antitoxin: MLSSQVTPISRLKADAATLLKRLAEDREPLIVTQNGEARAVVQDIRSWEETQETLALLKLLALGEQDIEAGRTQPLAEALAELAR; encoded by the coding sequence ATGCTGAGTTCCCAAGTGACGCCGATCAGCCGGTTGAAGGCTGATGCCGCGACATTGCTGAAACGGCTGGCGGAGGATCGGGAGCCGTTGATTGTGACGCAGAATGGCGAGGCGCGGGCGGTGGTGCAGGACATCCGCAGTTGGGAAGAAACGCAGGAGACTCTGGCGTTGCTGAAGCTGCTCGCGCTGGGCGAGCAGGATATCGAGGCGGGGCGGACGCAGCCGCTGGCGGAGGCATTGGCGGAATTGGCGCGCTGA
- the hemH gene encoding ferrochelatase, with product MNIATSIAAAEGRADPRPAGHPPVAIGKVGVLLINLGSPDAPTKSAVRRYLLDFLSDKRVVEIPAFIWQPILRGLVLTVRPRKTAANYARIWQEDSPLRLNTRRQAEALADAWPGVTVDFAMRYGNPSIPSRLEAMHAAGCDRILLAPLYPQYSSATTGTAIEHGWNSLDHMRWIPATRTLPSYHDHPAHIAALAASVREGVAALDFEPEAVLASFHGMPKRTLELGDPYHCHCSKTARLLREALGWPEGRLRLCFQSRFGRAEWLQPYTEPTLEALAKEGIRKVAVVCPSFSVDCLETLEEIAIGAKEIFEHAGGTHFAYLPCLNDSAQGIEMLRCIIGESLAGWVPQG from the coding sequence GTGAACATCGCCACCAGCATTGCCGCTGCGGAAGGGCGGGCCGATCCGCGCCCGGCGGGGCATCCGCCGGTCGCCATCGGGAAGGTGGGCGTGCTGCTGATCAACCTCGGCTCCCCCGATGCGCCGACCAAGAGCGCGGTGCGGCGATATCTGCTGGACTTCCTGTCGGACAAAAGGGTGGTGGAGATTCCGGCCTTCATCTGGCAGCCGATCCTGCGCGGGCTGGTGCTGACGGTGCGGCCGCGCAAGACCGCGGCCAACTATGCCCGCATCTGGCAGGAGGACAGCCCGCTGCGGCTGAACACGCGGCGCCAGGCCGAGGCGCTGGCCGATGCCTGGCCGGGCGTGACGGTGGATTTCGCCATGCGATACGGCAATCCCTCCATCCCCAGCCGGCTGGAGGCGATGCATGCCGCCGGGTGCGACCGCATCCTGCTGGCGCCGCTCTATCCGCAATACAGCAGCGCGACGACGGGGACGGCGATCGAGCATGGCTGGAACTCGCTGGATCACATGCGCTGGATCCCGGCGACGCGGACGCTGCCTTCCTATCACGACCATCCGGCGCATATCGCCGCGCTGGCGGCGAGCGTGCGCGAAGGGGTGGCGGCGCTGGATTTCGAGCCGGAGGCGGTGCTGGCGAGTTTCCACGGCATGCCGAAGCGCACCCTGGAGCTGGGCGATCCCTATCACTGCCATTGCAGCAAGACCGCGCGGCTGCTGCGCGAGGCCCTGGGCTGGCCGGAGGGGCGGCTGCGGCTGTGCTTCCAGAGCCGGTTCGGGCGGGCGGAGTGGCTGCAACCCTATACCGAGCCGACGCTGGAGGCGCTGGCGAAAGAAGGCATCCGCAAGGTTGCGGTGGTGTGCCCGAGCTTCTCGGTCGACTGCCTGGAGACGCTGGAGGAAATCGCCATCGGCGCGAAGGAGATATTCGAGCATGCAGGGGGCACGCATTTCGCCTATCTCCCCTGTTTGAATGACAGCGCGCAAGGCATTGAAATGCTGCGCTGCATCATCGGCGAATCGCTTGCGGGCTGGGTTCCCCAAGGCTAG
- a CDS encoding error-prone DNA polymerase, which translates to MNTYAELAASTNYSFLHGASHPSDMVARAVELGLSGIGIADRNSVAGVVRAHVALRDAQAALKATGDAELPFRLVVGTRLVFADGTPDVIAYPVNRPGWGRLTRLLSTGNLRAEKGGCVLNLPDLLFNAADLLLILLPDDSGDIDALDPPLSTLRTVAADRLWLGATMPRGGQDRRRLAMLSQVAARARVPLLATNAPLYALPEDRPLHDILACIRAGTTIRNAGRRLAANAEAHLKSPAEMARLFADRPEALAEIGRLLARIEFSLDQLRYEYPHEPVPEGWTPQGWLEHLAREAARERYGDPLPEKVERLLADELTLIGQLDYAPYFLTVHDIVRFARSRGILCQGRGSAANSTVCFVLGITSVDPMAHSLLFSRFISAERAEPPDIDVDFEHERREEVMQYIYARYGRERAGIAATVIHYRPRSAVREVGKALGLSEDVTTRLTSTIWGSFSSDMPAERIAETGFDITQPDIIRLKALVDRLLTFPRHLSQHVGGFVLTEGRLDELVPIHNGAMADRTFIEWDKDDIDALGLMKVDVLALGMLTAIRKCFDLLRAHDLGDYALDTIPAEDPATYAMLCRGDSIGVFQVESRAQINMLPRLRPREFYDLVVQVAIVRPGPIEGDMVHPYLRRRNAEEPVVLPSPGPAHDQNELKDVLGKTFGVPLFQEQAMKLAIVAAGFTPDEANALRRAMATFRNVGTMPRFHAKMVEGMVARGYERDFAERCFRQIEGFGSYGFPESHAQSFARLVYVSSWLKCHHPAAFAAALLNSQPMGFYAPAQLVRDAAEHGVAILPIDINHSAWDCTLEAGALRLGMRMVDGFREAWAGALVAARETGAFESVEALARRARLPATALQLLAEADAFGSLALNRRDAIWDVRRTPNDTLPLFAAADARELGEEPDAELPPMPLGEAVAADYQSFRLSLKGHPMALLRHHFAGERVLTSAETSAASNGARVRTAGVVLVRQRPGKGNAIFITIEDETGITNALLWARDFERQRTPVMASRLMLIEGVIQRSKEGVVHLMTQRVHDRSHLLTMLSDQHDPRPPLSRGDEVAHLQPERQPLYRHPRDVRILPHSRDFH; encoded by the coding sequence ATGAATACATATGCAGAACTGGCCGCCTCGACCAACTACAGTTTCTTGCACGGTGCATCGCATCCGTCGGACATGGTGGCGCGGGCGGTCGAACTGGGATTGTCCGGCATTGGTATCGCCGACCGCAACAGCGTGGCCGGGGTGGTGCGCGCGCATGTGGCACTGCGCGATGCCCAGGCGGCCTTGAAGGCCACAGGGGATGCCGAGTTGCCCTTCCGGCTGGTCGTCGGCACGCGGCTGGTGTTCGCCGACGGCACGCCCGACGTCATCGCCTATCCGGTGAACCGCCCGGGTTGGGGCCGACTGACCCGGCTGCTGAGCACCGGCAATCTGCGGGCGGAAAAGGGCGGCTGTGTCTTGAACCTGCCCGACCTGCTGTTCAATGCCGCCGACCTGCTGTTGATCCTGTTGCCCGATGACAGCGGCGACATCGACGCGCTCGACCCGCCCTTGTCGACGCTTCGCACCGTCGCCGCCGACCGGCTGTGGCTGGGGGCGACCATGCCGCGCGGAGGGCAGGACCGGCGACGGCTGGCGATGCTGTCGCAGGTTGCCGCGCGAGCGCGCGTGCCGCTCCTCGCCACCAATGCCCCGCTCTATGCACTTCCCGAGGATCGCCCGCTGCACGACATCCTCGCCTGCATTCGGGCAGGGACGACGATCCGCAACGCCGGCCGCCGCCTGGCCGCCAATGCCGAGGCGCATCTCAAATCCCCCGCCGAGATGGCGCGCCTGTTCGCCGACCGGCCAGAGGCGCTGGCCGAGATAGGCCGGCTGCTGGCGCGCATCGAGTTCAGCCTCGACCAGCTGCGCTATGAATATCCGCACGAACCTGTGCCCGAAGGCTGGACCCCGCAGGGCTGGCTGGAGCATCTGGCGCGTGAGGCCGCCCGCGAACGCTATGGCGATCCGCTGCCCGAGAAGGTCGAGCGGCTGCTCGCCGACGAACTCACGCTGATCGGCCAGCTCGACTATGCGCCCTATTTCCTGACCGTGCACGACATCGTCCGCTTCGCCCGGTCGCGTGGCATCCTGTGCCAGGGTCGAGGATCGGCTGCCAACTCGACCGTCTGCTTTGTACTGGGCATCACGTCGGTCGATCCGATGGCGCACAGCCTGCTGTTCAGCCGCTTCATCAGCGCCGAGCGCGCCGAGCCGCCCGATATCGATGTGGATTTCGAGCATGAACGCCGCGAGGAGGTGATGCAGTATATCTATGCCCGCTACGGCCGGGAGCGCGCCGGCATCGCCGCCACCGTCATCCACTATCGGCCGCGCAGCGCCGTGCGGGAGGTGGGGAAGGCGCTGGGGCTGAGCGAGGATGTCACTACGCGGCTGACCAGCACCATCTGGGGCAGTTTCTCGTCCGACATGCCCGCCGAGCGCATCGCCGAGACGGGCTTCGACATCACGCAGCCCGACATCATCCGGCTGAAGGCGCTGGTCGACCGGCTGCTGACCTTCCCGCGTCATCTGTCGCAGCATGTCGGCGGGTTCGTTCTGACCGAAGGTCGGCTGGATGAGCTGGTGCCGATCCACAACGGCGCCATGGCCGACCGCACCTTCATCGAGTGGGACAAGGATGACATTGATGCGCTGGGGCTGATGAAGGTCGATGTGCTTGCGCTCGGCATGTTGACCGCGATCCGCAAATGCTTCGACCTGTTGCGAGCGCATGATCTTGGCGACTATGCGCTCGATACGATCCCGGCGGAAGACCCTGCCACCTATGCCATGCTCTGCCGCGGCGACAGCATCGGCGTCTTTCAGGTGGAGAGCCGCGCCCAGATCAACATGCTGCCGCGCCTGCGCCCGCGCGAATTCTATGACCTTGTGGTGCAGGTTGCCATCGTCCGTCCTGGGCCGATCGAGGGCGACATGGTGCACCCCTATCTGCGGCGCCGCAATGCGGAGGAGCCGGTCGTTCTGCCATCACCTGGGCCGGCGCATGATCAGAATGAGTTGAAGGATGTGTTAGGCAAGACCTTCGGCGTACCGCTGTTCCAGGAGCAGGCGATGAAGCTGGCGATCGTCGCCGCCGGGTTCACGCCCGATGAGGCGAATGCGCTGCGCCGCGCGATGGCGACTTTCCGCAATGTCGGCACCATGCCGCGGTTCCACGCCAAGATGGTGGAGGGGATGGTCGCGCGTGGCTATGAGCGTGACTTCGCCGAACGTTGCTTCCGGCAAATTGAAGGCTTCGGCAGCTATGGCTTTCCGGAAAGCCATGCGCAGAGCTTCGCACGGCTGGTCTATGTCTCGAGCTGGCTGAAGTGCCACCATCCGGCGGCATTCGCCGCGGCGCTGCTCAACAGCCAGCCGATGGGCTTTTATGCCCCCGCGCAGCTGGTGCGTGATGCCGCCGAACATGGGGTGGCCATCCTTCCCATCGATATCAACCACAGCGCGTGGGACTGCACGCTGGAAGCCGGCGCACTGCGGCTGGGGATGCGCATGGTCGATGGGTTTCGGGAGGCCTGGGCCGGGGCACTGGTGGCGGCGCGGGAAACAGGCGCATTCGAAAGCGTCGAGGCGCTGGCCCGCCGCGCGCGGCTGCCGGCGACAGCGTTGCAGCTGCTGGCAGAAGCGGATGCATTCGGCAGCCTGGCGCTGAACCGGCGTGACGCCATCTGGGACGTACGGCGCACGCCCAATGACACGCTGCCGCTGTTCGCCGCAGCGGACGCCCGCGAGCTGGGAGAGGAACCCGATGCCGAGTTGCCGCCCATGCCGCTGGGTGAGGCGGTCGCAGCCGACTACCAGAGCTTCCGGCTGTCGCTGAAGGGGCATCCGATGGCGCTGCTGCGGCATCATTTCGCCGGCGAGCGCGTGTTGACCTCGGCGGAGACCAGCGCCGCTAGCAACGGCGCCCGGGTGCGCACCGCCGGCGTGGTGCTGGTGCGGCAGCGGCCCGGCAAAGGCAACGCCATCTTCATTACCATTGAGGACGAGACCGGCATCACCAATGCCCTGCTATGGGCGCGCGACTTCGAGCGCCAGCGGACGCCCGTCATGGCCTCGCGCCTGATGCTGATCGAGGGCGTCATCCAACGCAGCAAGGAAGGGGTCGTGCACCTGATGACGCAGCGGGTGCACGACCGCAGCCACCTGCTGACAATGCTGTCAGACCAGCATGATCCCCGGCCACCGCTGTCGCGCGGTGACGAAGTCGCCCACCTACAACCCGAACGGCAGCCCCTCTACCGCCACCCTCGCGATGTGCGAATCCTGCCGCATTCACGGGATTTTCATTGA
- a CDS encoding type II toxin-antitoxin system RelE/ParE family toxin, protein MRHEVRLTAGAKADLRAIRDWMASVRDEEDADRLIETLGALAERLAEFPERGAFPPELLTLGIRRYRQLLHHPYRLIYRVEGQVVFVVLIADGRRDMRTLLSRRLLTG, encoded by the coding sequence ATGCGCCACGAGGTTCGGCTGACCGCGGGTGCCAAGGCCGATCTGCGGGCGATCCGGGACTGGATGGCCTCGGTGCGCGATGAGGAGGATGCTGATCGGTTGATCGAAACGCTCGGCGCGCTGGCCGAGCGGCTGGCGGAATTTCCGGAGCGGGGCGCCTTTCCGCCCGAATTGCTGACGCTCGGCATCCGGCGCTATCGGCAGTTGCTGCATCACCCCTATCGGCTGATCTATCGGGTTGAGGGCCAGGTGGTTTTCGTGGTGCTGATCGCCGATGGACGGCGGGACATGCGGACGCTGCTGAGCCGGCGGCTGCTGACCGGGTAG